GATGCTGCGATGAAACGTGCTTTAACAAGGATTACTCATGAAATATTAGAAAAGAATGGTGGAACAAAGAATCTTGTACTTGTTGGAATTCGTACGAGAGGAATCTTTTAGCAGAACGGATTGCTCAAAAGATGAAAGACTTCGAAGGTATTGAAGTACCAGTAGGAGAGTTAGACATTACATTATATAGAGATGATAAACATTATGCAGGAGATGGTAACCCCGTATTAAATAAAACAACCATTCCTTTTTCAATTGAAGGAAAACACGTTGTTCTCGTGGATGATGTACTGTTTACAGCAAGAACCATTCGTTCTGGAATGGATGCGATTATGGATTTAGGAAGAGCAAAGCGAATTACGGTTGCTATTTTGATTGATCGTGGTCATAGAGAACTCCCTATTAAAGCAGATTACGTAGGTAAGAATATTCCAACTGCTATTACTGAACAAATATCTGTCCAATTACAAGAAGTAGATGGAAAAGAACAAGTAACACTTGTTAAGGGGATATAAGGAAAAGGAGGGTACGTTATGAATGACAAACCGATTGTAGCGTTAGACTTTTCAACGGTCGAAGAAACAAAAGATTTTTTACAGCTGTTCCAAGATGAATCTTTATATGTAAAATTGGGGATGGAACTATACTATCAAAATGGTCCTGAAGTTGTACGATGGATTAAAGACTTAGGACATCAAATTTTTTTAGATTTAAAACTTCATGATATTCCGCATACAGTCTATCGAGCTATGAAAGGTCTAGCAGCTTTAGATATTGACATGATTAACGTTCATGCTGCAGGTGGATCAGAAATGATGAAGGCAGCTAAAACAGGAATTATGGATGGCACTCCCACTCATGCAGAAGTGCCTAAACTAATAGCCGTTACACAATTAACTTCGACCACAGAAGAAATGATGCATCAAGAGCAACTCATCCAAAGTAGTTTGATGGAAAGTGTCATTCATTATGCACAGGTGAGTAAACGTGCAGGTCTAGATGGAGTTGTATGCTCCGCATGGGAGGCTGAACTTATTCAAAAAAGTACCTCGTCCAATTTTCTTTGTATAACTCCAGGAATTCGTCCATCCGGTAGTGTCTATGGGGATCAAAAACGAGTTGCAACACCTGAACTAGCTAAAGAGTTGGGTTCTTCCTATATTGTAGTCGGACGACCCATTACGCAAGCAATAGATCCTCTTAGCGCTTACTTAGAAATAAAACAACAATGGAATGGAGAAAAATAAAAACATGAATATATCTGAAGAAGTAGCAAAAGCGTTATTGGATATTAAAGCTGTGACCCTAAGTCCTACCAAACCTTATACATGGGCATCAGGAATTAAAAGTCCAATCTATTGTGATAATCGCATTACTATCAGTGTACCGTCTGTTCGAAAAAAAATTGCTCTTTCGTTAGCAAATTTAATTAAAGAAAAATATCCCGATGTAGAAGTGATTGCGGGAACCGCTACAGCTGGTATTCCTCATGCCGCATTTGTAGCTCAAATTTTAGATTTACCAATGATTTATATCCGAAGCAAGGCAAAAGAACATGGAAAAACAAATCAGGTAGAAGGTCGGCTTGAAAACGGCCAAAAGGTGGTACTCATTGAAGATTTAATTTCCACAGGTGGAAGTGTCATTGAAGCTTCAAAAGCTACAGAAGAAGCTGGCGCGAACGTTTTGGGATGTGTTGCCATCTTCACATATGAAATGGCATTAGGGAAAAATAATTTTGCAACATCAGGATTTGAATTACACTGTCTATCCAACTACTCTACATTATTAGAAGTTGCACAAAGAGAAGAGTATATTAGTAAAGCAGAATTTGAATTGCTTATTAATTGGAGTAAAGCCCCTGAAAATTGGCAGCCAATCATTTAATAGAATACAAAAAACGTTCCTTTTTTAGAGGAACGTTTTTTGTTTATTTTACTTTTAATTGTTCAACGAGTTCTTTGGACGGGTCAACAAATAGTGTTTTTTGTCCCGTATAAATAACAAAACCAGGTTTTGCGGCATTTGGCTTATGTACATGCTTAACCGCAACATAATCTACAGGTACATTAGCAGACTGTTGAAATTTTGAATAGTAAGCAGCAATAATCGCAGCTTCTTGTAGAGTCTGTTCAGAAGGTTCTGGATCTTCTACTATTACGTGAGAGCCAGGGATATCCTTCGCATGCAACCAAATATGATTTTTTCTTGCAGTTTTAAGAGTTAACTGGTCATTTTGAATATTATTTTTACCCACTCGAATATCTACTCCCTCTGTAGAGCGAAAATGATAGGGCTTGCTAGCTTTTATCTTTTTCTTTTTCCCTGTCTTTTTTGATTTAAGATAGCCAGAATCTTTTAATTCTTCTCTTATTTCTTGTAAGTCTTGAGGGTCTGATAAAATAATTTGAGTTTCGAGAGTTTCTAGATAATGATCTTCTTTTTTTGTTTTTTGTAATTGATCTTGAATGTATTTAACTGAATTTACTAATTTATGATATTTCGAAAAATATTTCTGAGCATTCTGAGAAGCAGACCGAGAAGGATTCAAATCAATGGTAATTGGATTTTCTTCCTCATAAAAATTAGGTAGTGTAACGGTAGAAGCCCCTTTTTCAACTTGATACAAATAAGCAGTTAGAACTTCTCCTTTCACTTTGTATAAGTCTGCAGATTCACTATCTAAAAGGCTTTGTTCTAATTTTTTTGTTTTTAATTTATTTTTTTGAATTTCGGTTCGAATAATCCCTAATAAGTCAGAAGCTACTTGACGAATTCTATCTGTAGTTGCTTTCTCAACATAATAGGTATCTAACATCTCACTAGGACTATCAAAAGCAAGCCTTGTTCCTTCTGCAGTGTCGTAAGCATAAGGTGTAAACGATTGCTTTCCTTTTTCATCAGTAATAAGGGTAGGCGGTCCTTCTAGAACGGAATCTTTGAAAATAGACAATGCTTTTGGAAGTTGATTTCCATTTGAATCCATTAAATGAAGGAGCTCTTTAGCACTGTCTTTTCCTAATCCTTGAAAAATGGTTTGAATTCGTTTGATGGGACTCCCTAAATCGAGGGATTGTTCCCATCGTTCTATTCCTTCATCTTTATCCATATCAAAAGGATTTAATTTATTTTGGTGTGGTGGCAGGACATATTCTGCACCAGGATGAATCGCCCGATAGGTATTTTGATAAAAGGGAACATGTTTTAAACAATCCATGATGACATTTGTTTCTTCGTTTATCAAAAATATATTACTGTGTCTTCCCATTAATTCCACAATCAGTAATAGGTGTTTAAGATCTCCGATTTCATCAAATTTCCGAATTTTAAAAATAACAATTCGATCATTTCCAAGCTGATTAATTTCTTGGATCGTTGCTCCTTCAATATTTTTTCGCAAAAACATGCAAAAGTTTGGTGCAAACTCTGGATTGGATAACGCTTCTTCTGTTAACTGTATTCTTGCATAAGAAGGATGAGCAGAAAGCAAAAGTTTTTTATTTTTTCGATTTGAACGAATGGTCATTAAAATTTCATTTTGAAAAGGCTGATATATTTTGGAAATCCGGCCATCTTTCAAATTAGCGTTTAATTCGTCTACAATGACATGAGTAAAAATTCCATCATATGACATATTTTCGCCTCCTTTTTCATTTCTATCATTTCTATATTGTAACATATTTTTTGAGAAGGAAGAAAAGGTTGATTTCGGCGTCTATACATCAAACTTGCCAAATATTCACTTTTTACCTCCAAATATGATATCGATTATCCTTACATCGTATTGAATTATAACTTATAATTGAATATATAAAGGGATTGTCTTTTATGAAAGTGAACTTCCTTTTTAATATTTTCGTGTATCTAGATTACCGGGGGGATTTTAAATGCAAGGGATTGGAAGTTCTCTACCTTTATGAATGATGATTAAAAATTAGGTTCTATATAAAAAGATGAGAGAAGCTGTTTGTGTATTGAAAACAGTCTTTCTCATCTTTTTATAATATACTCCTTGACATTTTCAATTTCCTTAGTTAGTATATAGATATCGATTTGAAAAGGAGCGGTTATTATGTCAAAGCAAACACAAGTACTAAACTTTACTAACTTTTATTGGCAAAGCCACATAGTAGGTTGATCTTGTTGACATAATAATTGTCCACAGATACAACCTCAGAGCTATCTGAATGTATCTGTGTGGAATACTGTAAATAATCTATTGCCACATAGACAAAACATCATAGTCTATGTGGCGGTTTCTATTTGAAGCTGCCCCCTGAGTTATTCAGATGGCAGCTTTATTTTTTTACAAAAAAATAGATTTTACAGGAGGAATTGTCATGAAAAAATTACAAACATATTTATTAGGTGCGATTAGTTTATTAGTTTTAAGCGGGTGTGCTACTACTGCAAATTTGGATTCTCAATCTAGTGAAACAATTCAAGAATCTGAGACTACTGAGAACCTAACTTATATTGGGATCCTTCAGCTAACCTCTCATCCTGCATTAGATGCAATTACAGAAGGAATCATTGATCAATTGGAGACAGCTGGATATGTCGATGGAGAAACAGCAACAATTGACTTTCAAAACGCTCAAGGTGATCAAGCCAATATGCAATCAATTGCTGAACGCTTCTTGTCCAATGATGCCGATGTCATGGTTGGAATCGCGACCCCCGCAGCACAAGCACTTGTAAATGTTACGGATGAAATTCCAATCATCATGGGAGCTATTACTGATCCCATTCAGGCTAATTTAGTAGATTCACTTGAAGTTCCTGGTAAAAACATTACTGGAGTAAGTGATAAATTACCGATAGAGCAACAATTTGACTTAATGTTAAAGTTATTACCAGATTTGAAAACAGTTGGCTTCATATACTCATCCAGTGAAGACAACTCTGCTAGTTCCGCTAATGAAGCTAAAAAAGTAGCAGAGTCATTAGGTCTAACTGTAGTTACGAAAACAGTTAGCTCAGCGAATGATGTTCCACAGACTGCAGAATCATTAGCAAAAGAAGTGGAGGCTATCTGGGTACCAACAGATAATACGATTGCAACAAGTATCGCTTCACTTGTTTCTGTAACAGATGGATATTCGATTCCTGTATTCCCATCAGTAGATACTATGGTAGAACAGGGCGGATTAGCTGGTGTAGGTTTAAATCAATATAGTATTGGAATTCAAACTGGAAAAGTTACTGTTGATATTTTAGAAGGTGCTAATCCTTCTGATTATTCCATCCAGTTTCCAGATGAAATTGAAATTATTTTAAATGAAGCAAAAGCAGAACAACTTAACATTGAAATATCCGATGATATCAGAGAGAGTGCGATCATCAAATAAAAAGATAAACCGACACAGAAAGAGGGACCAACATGAACATGATAATTTCTGCTTTAGCCCAAGGACTAATTTGGAGTCTCTTAGCGCTAGGGTTGTATGTAAGCTTCCGAGTACTAAATATAGCTGATATGTCAACGGAAGGTACGTTTACATTGGGAGGTGCAGTAGGAGTCCAATGTATTACGTTAGGATTGAATCCTTTTGTATCCGTATTGGTTGCCATTGTAGCAGGAGCAATAGCTGGTGGTGTTACTGGGTTTTTAATTACAAAATTAAATATTCCTAGTCTATTAGCAGGAATTTTGACTATGACGGGATTATATTCTGTGAATTTACGAGTCATGGGTAAAGCAAACATCAATTTACTAGGAATGGAAACCATTTATAGTGGAATCAAAAAATGGAACTTACCAAGGAATATGGATACCATTCTTGTTGGAGCCATAGTAGTTGGAGTGATTATATTCATCTATACGCTATTCTTTAAAACAGAATTTGGTCAAGCTTTGATTGCAACAGGTGACAATCAGGAAATGGCACGTTCATTAGGAATTTCTACTAATATCATGAAAACAATCGGATTGATGATGTCAAATGGGATTATTGCACTTGCGGGTGCAGTAATTGCTCAAAACAATGGATATGCCGATATTCAAATGGGAATTGGGGCAATTGTTATTGGTTTAGCTTCCATTATCATCGGAGAAGTTTTATTTTCTCATACGTCCTTTGTTATTCGTGTTGGTTCTTTAGCAATTGGTTCAATCTTGTACCGTATTATTATGGTTTTGGTTCTGGAAGCAGGATTAAATCCAAACGACTTCAAACTAATATCAGCAATTTTACTAGCAATTTTCTTAGCTCTACCAAAAATAAAAGAACTTTTCTACGTACGGCAATATCGAAAAAAACTATCTAAACAGACTCGAGTTGCAACTAAAAAAATACCTGATGAAGGAGTGAAATAAAATGTCTAATGCAAATACAATCCTTGAGCTTACAGATGTTTACAAAACTTTTTATCCTGGTTCGATCAATGAAGTAAAAGCATTATCTGATATCAATTTGGATGTTCGAAAAGGAGATTTTATCACTCTAGTCGGAGGAAATGGCGCTGGAAAGTCTACTCTTTTAAATGCGATTTCTGGACAATTTCTTCCGGATTCAGGAATGATTAGAGTCAATCAAAAAGATATTACGTTCCTACATGAAAATCAAAGAGCACCTTACATCAGTAGGGTATTTCAAGATCCTAAAATGGGAACTGCACCTAGTATGAGTGTTCAAGAAAATTTATCATTAGCTTATCGAAGAGGTCAAGCTAGAAAATTACGTTATGGATCATCAAAAGAAGAAAGAAAACTTTTTCAAGAACAGTTGAAAAGCTTAGGTCTAGGTTTAGAAAATAGAATGAATTCAGAGATTGGTTTACTTTCGGGTGGACAGCGACAATCTATTGCTCTCCTAATGGCAACCTTAAAGCGTCCAGATATTCTTCTCTTAGATGAACATACGGCTGCCCTAGATCCGAAAACTGCACGCTTAGTTCTAGAACTAACGGACAAAAAAGTAAGAGAAATGGGACTAACTAGTATTATGATTACTCATAATTTACAAGATGCTATCACTTATGGAAATCGAATGCTGGTTTTGCATCACGGAAGAATCGTAAATGATTATAATGAAGCTGAAAAAGAAAAGTTAACTACTGAATCTCTTTTTTCTGAACTACAGGCCCTTACTGTTCAAGATATCCTTGTTTAAACTAAAAATTAAATATATTTCTACAACCACTTTATGAAACATAGAGTGGTTTTTTATTATCTAAAACTTTACATATTTCAAATATTGTTGTTTAATGTTAAGATATAAACATGAAAAACAAAGGAGAATGAACAGATGAAGGTGCTTGAAGATAGAATTCGCGAAAGTGGTATTGTTTTAGATGGGGATGTACTCAAAGTAGATAGTTTTTTAAATCATCAGATTGATCCAAAACTCATGCAAGAAATTGGAAATGAATTTGCTCGCCTATTTAAGGATTCAGGGGCAACTAAGATTTTGACCATGGAAGTATCTGGAATTGCACCTGCAGTATTTGCTGGATTAGCTTTAGATCTCCCAGTATTATTTGGAAAGAAAAATAAAAGTCTGACCTTACAAGATAATATGTACACAACAACTGTTTATTCATTTACAAAACAAGAATCGAATGAAATATCTGTTTCTAAAGATTTTTTAAATTCTGATGATAAAATTTTATTGATTGATGATTTTCTTGCAAATGGTCAAGCAATTGCTGGTTTACTATCTATTTGTAGTAGTGCAAATGCACCGGTTGTAGGAATTGGAATCGTTATTGAAAAATCATTCCAAAAAGGAAGAATTTGGATAGAAGAAACTGGGATCAGAATCGAATCTTTAGCAAGAGTAGCTAGTCTAAAAAATAACGAAGTTCAGTTTGTCGAAGAAAAAGAACTAGATGAGTAAAGACAGTTTATTTCATGCTGAAATGATTAATGAAGATGGGATATCAGGAACAGCTTTTGTTAGGGATGGTTTATCTGTACAAGTTAGTAGTGTCACCTCGCCACAGAAAGGTACGAATCCAGAAGAATTATTGGGGCTTTCTTGGGCAACCTGTTTGAATGCAACGATTCAATCTTTATTAAAAGGAAGAGGAACACCCGCAAAAAGTAAAGTAGTAGTTCATGTAGATTTAAAAAAGAAAAAAAATTTCAGGAATTTATTTTGATTTAAAAGTATTCGCTTCCATTGAAGGTTTCCCTCTTGAAAAAACAGAACAACTATTAACAAGTGCTCATCGTCGTTGTCCTGTCTCAAAAATTATCGGGAACTATGAATATGTTACCTTACAGGCAGTACCATTTATTTAAATGGTACTTTTTTTATTGAATATTCCAGTTATTTATTTTATGTATGCTAAAATTATACTAGAGTTTCAAATAGAATATTGGAGGATCAATCATGAACAAACAAAATATTTAGTTTGTTTTAAGCGATGATCAAGGTGAGTGGGTAAGATCATGGAATACAAGACTAGATGGCATAAAGGAACATGATGCTGGGACCTACTATCCAGAGATAGCTAATTTACCTTCTTCTCATAGGTATAACAATGCTACTAATTATCCAATGAAAGACTAAGGAGGAAACTATATGCTACATAATAAAAGAATTACCTTATTTATTACGGGCGGAATCGCTTCTTATAAAGCTGCCGAATTAACGAGACAGTTTATTAAAGCAGGAGCAGTTGTTCGAGTTGTAATGACTGACAATGCTCAAAAGTTTATTTCCCCTTTAACATTGCAAGTTTTATCCAAGAATAAAGTATATACAGATACATTTGATGAACAAGATGCTGAAGTTGTTTCTCATATTCATTTAGCTGATTCAACTGACTTAACAGTGATTGCTCCGGCTACTGCGAATATGATTGCTAAAATGGCAAATGGCATTGCAGATGATATGAGCTCTACAACCTTATTAGCAATTACAGCACCTAAATTAATTGTACCTGCAATGAATGTAAATATGTTGGAACATCCAGCAACGCAATCTAATCTAAAAAAACTTCAATCGTATGGCGATACTATTCTAGATCCCGATACCGGTTTTCTAGCAGAAGGATACGAAGGGAAGGGGCGTATGCCAGATCCTTATAAGATTGTAGAAGCAGCTACTTCTTTGTTGATTGAGCGAGATGAGTCACTTCCACTAAAAAATAAAAAAGTGATTATAGCAGCAGGGGGAACAAAAGAAAGAATTGATCCCGTTCGATATATTACAAATGATTCGTCGGGTAAAATGGGGTATAGCTTAGCTACTGTAGCAAGAAACTTAGGCGCCCAAGTTACTTTGGTATCAGCATCTAGTATCGAACAACCGTTCGGAGTTACATTTATTGCAGTAGAGAGTGCCAGAGATATGCAAGAACAGATGCTAAAACATTATGAAACAGCAGATATTGTTATCATGGCTGCAGCTGTTTCAGATTATCGATCAAAAGAGCAATCAACTCAAAAGATCAAAAAGTCATCAGATGATTTAGAATTGGTTCTTGAAAAGAATCCAGATATCTTAGCTGGTATGGGTAAAGATAAGAAGAGACAATTTTTAATAGGGTTTGCAGCAGAAACAAATGATCTAGAAAAATATGCTATGGATAAGTTAGTTCGTAAAAAAGCAGATATGATAGTAGCAAATGATGTATCTAAACAAGATGCAGGATTTAATGCAGATACAAATGAAGTAATTATTTTTCAACCAGACAGAGAACCCATAGCAATTGATTTAAAATCAAAAGATGAAATTGCTTTTGATATTTTAAAGATAGCTATAAAGACAATAAACGAAAAATAATTATATTTATAAATATTAAGATATAAAAATCCCGAAAATAGTAATTTTAGTTGAGTAGTAGAAATTACTGATATTTTTGGGATTTTTTGCTTAAAAACGATCTAAATGAGTAATTCAATAGGTAGCTATTTCGAATACATAACTTAGTATAATATATATTATGTAAACTAGAATATATATAAAAGTGAACATCTCTAAAGTTAACAGTCTCTTCTCTTATTGGGACTCTTTCATACTCTAAAATTTATTTAACATCGTTATCGTGTATTAGTTGTGAAATTCAACCGACAAAGAATGTTTGTACGGCTTGATCAGTCCGAATTATTAGGAATACATGATTAAAATACCACATTGGCCTAAATTGATTCTAGATAGCCCATTTTTTTCTCTTTCATATCGTCTTTATGTTTTGATAGGAACGTTTGTTAGATAATCAATATAAGTGAAGCCACTAATATAACAAATGCTCATAATTTTTTAAATACTTATTATTCATAATTAAATCAAATGGTTGCTTAAGGGAACTTGAGTGCGATTGTTCTTAGTAGATATTTGGAGAACACAAAAAAGACCTCGATTAAGAGGTCTTTAGAATACCTTATATAAAATTAATTTTGAATATATTCTTGAATTAAGTGAAAAGTGTTTTCGATCGCGTCTATATGAGTACGTTCCATGCCATGGCTGCTTGCAACTCCTGGTCCAATAAGTGCTGCTTTAATATTTGCGCCTCCTCTTAGTGCTGCGGAAGCATCACTTCCATACATTGGATAAATATCAACAGCGAAATCTAATTCTTTGTTCTTAGCAAAATTAATTAAGCGTGTTGTCATTTCGTAATCATAAGGACCAGATGAATCTTTAGCACAAATGGATACATCATATTCTGTACAGTCTAAATCAAGTCCAATACATCCCATATCAACAGCTAAGAGTTCGGTGATATCTTCAGGAATCCAAGAAGCTCCATGTCCCACTTCTTCATATGTTGAAAAAATGAACTTCAAATTTGTAGCCGGCACTACGCCCTCTTCTTTCAACATTTTTAAAATGCTTACTAGAATGGCTACGGAAGCTTTATCATCTAAAAATCGAGATTTGATGAAACCAGAATCGGTTACCATCGTTTTAGGATCATAGGCAATGATATCACCATTCTGGATACCAAGATTTTTTACATCCTCTTCATTTTTTACACGTTCATCGATTTTAACAATTAAATTATCTACATCACGTTCCTTTGTAGCTGCATCTTTGAATACGTGGATAGAAGGTGAAGTGGATAAGATTGTTCCTGTATAAATTTTTCCATCTCGTGTAATGATTTCGCAGTACTCACCATCTAGTGTTGGTGTTAATGGACCACCTAATTTAGTTAAAGCTAATGTTCCATCACTCTTGATGGAACGGACCATTAATCCTAACGTATCAACGTGCGCGCTTAAACCACGAGTTTGATGACGATCCTTTCCATCTACATGAACAATCAAGTTTCCTTTAGGTGTACTTATTGTTTCGTAACCAATTGCTTCAATTGTTTCTCTTAAAAAATCGATAGCATTTGTTGTATAACCTGATGGGCTGTTAATGGAAAGTAATTCTTCTAAAAATGAAATGGTTGCTTCTTTTTTAAACATAAATATGTGACACTCCTTTGCGATATGAAAGAAAAAACATCAGATACCGTTTCTTCTTTCTTTTTCTCTTCTATTATACCTTTATTCGTCATATATGTGCCACACTGATTTTCTAGGACAAATCATAAGAGAATTAGAAAGTAACTAATAATAATCAGCAAGGTGCTCATGAGAGTTCCTAAGAGATAATACTCTGCAAATTGTGGATTTTCTGAAATCTTATTGTACCTCGCAATAGACTTAGCTGTTAAAACAAATCCAATAGCAGTGAATTGGTTAACAGACAGCATTAGCAGGATAAATAAACGTTCTAAAACCCCAATCAATGCTCCGGCATTAGGTACGCCCTCTTCCCGTTCTTCCTCATTCCGTGGTCGATAGCGATTCAACACTTTTTTTATGATAATGCTACAAGGTCGTACTAATAGCAGCAAAATTAATATCCATGATAAAAAATGCTCCATATCCACGTTAAACGTATTTATTAAAAATTTTACTCCAGTAATATAGTTTGTTTCTATTGGATATATCTTGATATAGCTAGCTGCTAGAAGTAAGACAAGGATATGTAATCCTTGATTTGCTAGAAAAACTGTAGCATTTTTATCCTTTTTAATAGAGACATGGTTTGTAAGTAAGAATTTTAGACCATCAATCACGGTATGTAGGACTGAAAGAACTATAACGATACTAAGTAAGGACCAATTAAAAATAGGTAGCGTTACTCCTATCATAGCAACTAAATAGAAAAAACAATGGAGTCCTAATTTCTTAGCAGATATTTCTTTTAATGTAGCTAATGATGAAGACTGTAAGTAAAAGTCACCTAAGACATGCCCAATAAACAATAGTAACCATACATCCTTGCCCACTTAATCTCCCTCCTTACAATTTGGAGATAAAAAGTTACTAGCGTTTAGC
The Jeotgalibaca sp. MA1X17-3 genome window above contains:
- a CDS encoding DUF3307 domain-containing protein — its product is MGKDVWLLLFIGHVLGDFYLQSSSLATLKEISAKKLGLHCFFYLVAMIGVTLPIFNWSLLSIVIVLSVLHTVIDGLKFLLTNHVSIKKDKNATVFLANQGLHILVLLLAASYIKIYPIETNYITGVKFLINTFNVDMEHFLSWILILLLLVRPCSIIIKKVLNRYRPRNEEEREEGVPNAGALIGVLERLFILLMLSVNQFTAIGFVLTAKSIARYNKISENPQFAEYYLLGTLMSTLLIIISYFLILL